Within Mycobacterium heckeshornense, the genomic segment TGATGGCCAGGGCCATCGTGGAATCGGCGACCAGCGGCGCGCCCGTCGTCGCCGTGCTCAACCAGACCGCCCGTGACCACGGCCGCGCCGTCGGCGTCGCCGCCGTCGCCGCTAGTCGGCGGCCGCCGCGTGATCCGCAGTCAGCCCTCGAGCTGGCCGTCGCGGTGCTCCGCCAGCACGGTTACGAGCCCCGGCCCGAGGACGGCGAGGTGTATCTGGCCAACTGCCCGTTCCATGCGCTGGCGCAGGAGCAACGGGAGCTTGCCTGCACGATGAACCACGCGATGATCAGCGGCATCGCCGACGCGATGCGACCGTACCGCCCGCACGCCCGGCTGGATCCGCGACCACCGAACTGTTGTGTCGTGCTTGCGGCCGCCCGCAGGTCATGAGCCCCACGCCCCAGGCAGGGGTTCGGCGCCGATGCACGCTGCCCCATCCCCCCGCCAAAGCCGCCCGCGGCCACGGCGTCGACAACACCGTTTCGCCGCTACCCCGCAGCGGACAGGCTCTTGAAGACGGTCAGCATGATCACCGAATCCTCGATGGCCTGCAGGGAGTGCCGCTGCGGCGGGATCACGACGTAGTCGCCGGTCTTGCCGTCCCAGGAATCGGCGCCGGCGCTGAGGTGCACATGGCCGTGCAGCACCTGCAGCGACGCCTGGCCTGGGCTGTCGTGCTCACCCAGTTCGCGTCCGGCAAGCAGCGCCATCACGGTTTGGCGCAGTTCGTGGTTGTGCCCGCCGTGAAGCGTATGAGCGGCGCGCCCGCTGTTGGTCTGCCGCGCCTCGGCCAGCTTTTGCGCGGCCAGGTCGGTCAGCGAAATGGATTCCATGATGTCCTTCGGTCGAGAGGTCGGTCGTCTGGGCTTCAGCTGGATAGTAGAAGACCGCCCGCCGTCGCCAGGGCGATCACCTTGAGCGCCTCCAGGCCGACATAGGCGTAGTGACCGCGGGAGCGCGGGGCGTTAAGACCGGCCAGCACCTTGTCCGATCGCCGGTTCAAAAAGGGCCGCACCGCACCCAGTTGCGCGGCCAGTGTCGTCCACGCGATCAGGTACGCCACCAAAACGGGCGATGGCGGCCGGCTTGTCATGGCCGCGGCCAGGATGACGATGGCGAAGACCACTTCGACCGCGTTGAGCGCGCGAAAGACCAGCCGGCCGATGCCGAGCCCGATCTGCGTCGTGACGTTGGGCGCCCGGAACTTCAGCGGCGCCTCCAGAAACGAGATGGCCAGCACCATGCCCAGCCAGACGAAAGTGGCACCGACCGCGACCGCCGGCCCGGCGCTCACGTGGTTGCCTCCCGCGGACCGAGGTGTGCCACACACAGGTCGGGTTCGACGAAGGCATCCAGGCGGTCGACGGTGACCGGCGCTTGGATGATGTCCATCGCTCCTCGCATGATCCCGAGGTGAATCGGGCAAACCACACTGCTGCGAGTTTCGGCGAGTTCGAGAAACGGGCAGTGCCGCAGGCCGATCTGATGCTCGCCGGCGGACCCGCGGCGCTCGGGGGCGAACCCGAGGTCGTCGAGCAGTCCGACGAGGTGATCGATCGATTCCTCGGTTCGCATTCCGCCGGCCGGACCGGACACCAGCCGCTGCCCCCACGCCCGGCCCGCCGCGAGCGCCTTGCCACTGGGATCCCGCTCGTCGGCGAAGCCCAGGGTGAGGATCTCGGCCAGCAGCTGGTAGCGGCGGGCCCCGCCGCGGTCCATCTGCCGGATGGCGCGAAACATCAGCGGAGGCCGGCCCGGGCGCCGGTGATCGGGCGTGACACGTTCGACTCGGCCGTCACGGACCAGGCCGTCCAGATGAAAGCGCACGGTGTTGGGATGCACGTCAAGGTGCTCGGCGATCGCGGCGATGCTCATCGGAGCGGTCGCCGCCTTCAACACCTGCAGTACGGCGCGCCGGCGATCGGCGTCGTGGGCCGGCCTGGCGATATTGCTCACCGTGACTCCGAGCCTTCTGCTCTGGGCAGGCTAGCCACCAGCGGGGTGTCGACACCCAGCGGGCCTACCTTGGCGGCTCCACCGGGTGAGCCGAGCGGCTCGTCGCGGCCCGGCAGGACTTCGCTGAAGAACGCCGCATTGTCCGCCAGGTATGGCTGCAGGTCCTCAGGCAGGTCGTCCTCGTAGTAGATCGCCTCGACCGGACACACCGGTTCGCAGGCTCCGCAGTCCACACACTCGTCGGGATGGATGTAGAGCGCCCGCCCGCCCTCGTAGATGCAGTCCACCGGGCACTCGTCGACGCAGGAGCGATCCATCACATCGACACACGGCTTCCCGATCACGTACGTCATGCCACGGAGTTTACACAAACTAGTTTGTGAAAACTAGGAAGGCTAGGTTATCCTTTGTTGAAACCCAGGAAGGCAACCGATTTCATGGCCGACACCGAACTTGACGTCCGGCAGCTGCGTAAGCCGGACAAGCACCCGACTATCTTCGCCACCTACGCCGCCCTGGCGGTCGGCGAGTCCTTCGTGCTGGTCAACAACCACGATCCCAAGCACTTGCACGAGGAGTTCGAAGCCGATCACGCAGGCAGCTACGGCTGGGAGTACCTCGAGAAGGGCCCTGCGGTCTGGCGTATCCGGATCACCAAGCTCACCTCTACCCCACTACCCCGGATCCTGGTGAATACCGCCGAGGTCACCGCTATCGAGCCGGACGTGCGCGGTGCGGTGTGGAAGCTGGAAGTCGGCGAGCGCGACCTGGACTCGAACATCATCGCGCTGGCGCCCGGTGGCGGGATCGACGCCCACGCCGGAGCCGACGTCGACGTCCTGATTCACGTGCTGGCCGGCAGCGGGCAGGTCACCACCGAGCAGGGCGAGATCGAACTGGCTCCAGGCGCGCTGCTGTGGTTGCCAAGGCGGTCCCGACGCCAGTTCAGCGCCGGGCCGGATGGGCTGCGTTATCTGACCGTGCACAAGAAGCGGGAGATCCTTCCGCTGACACCCACTGTGCGGCAGGTTGTTTGATGGCCGACATCCGGCGCACGACGCTGCCGAAAGCCGACCGCGGCGACGACGCGGTGGCGGGCCACTGGCTGTTGGCCCGCATGGGCAAGCGGGTGCTCCGCCCGGGGGGTGTGGAGCTCACCCGCGAGCTGTTGGATTGCGCCGAGGTGACCGACGCCGATGTGCTTGAGTTGGCACCGGGGTTGGGCCACACGGCAATTGAAATTCTCGCGCGATGCCCGTGCTCGTATCTCGCCGCCGAGCAAGACCCTGATGCGGCCATGCTGGTTCGCGACATCGTCACCGGACGCGGCGACGTCCGGGTGGCCGACGCCAGCAATACGGGGTTGTCCGATGCCAGCACCGACCTCGTCGTCGGTGAGGCGATGCTGACCATGCAGGGCGAGGCGACCAAGCACGCAATCGTCGCCGAGGCGGCCCGTCTGCTGCGGCCGGGCGGGCGCTACGCGATCCACGAACTCGCGCTGACGCCCGACACCATCAGCGATGACATCAAAACCGACGTCCGGCAATCCTTGGCCCGCGCCATCAAAGTCAACGCCCGCCCGCTGACCGTCGCCGAATGGCGCCAACTGCTCGCTGAGCACGGGCTTGTCGTCGACCACGTCGCGACGGCGCCGATGGCGCTGTTGCAGCCTCGGCGCTTGGTCGCCGACGAAGGACTGCATGGAGCACTGCGGTTCGCCATCAACGTGCTCACCCATCCCGACGCCCGCCGGCGCATACTTCAGATGCGACGGACCTTTCGAAGGCACCGCAACCAGTTGACCGCCGTCGCGATCGTCGCCCGCAAGCCTCAGCACTGACGGCTTCCGATCACCGGATCCAAGCACCGACCATTGCGTCGAGTTCTTGTGTGTCATGGCCGTTCAGTCGGCGGTGCATAGCCCAGGCGATCCTGGCGGCCTGAACTTTGGCGCGGTCGGCCATCGGTCCGTTGTACAACTCATCGACGGTGTGGTTCCAGGTGGTCAGCCAGCGGACGAAATGACGGCCGGACAACGGTGTTCGGCGGTGGACGTGTCGGTGCGCGTCCAGTGCGCTGCCCCGGTAAAGCCCGGCACGAAACAACACCGTCTCCCAAAAGTCACACATCCTCGGAATGTGCGAGTCCAGACCGTAGGTTCGCACGTCGGTGAACGGCTCGGCGAGAAGGTCGTCGACCAGGACCCGGTTGTAGAAGCGGCGCAACAACTTTTCTACATCGGCACGGTCCGCCAAATCCGCGCGGTCCAGGTCGGGCGACGCCTCGAGCTCAGCCATCGGCGATCACGCTGGCGACACACAGTTCGGGTTCGACGAACGGTTCGAGTTCGGCATGCGATGTCAGCCGTGGTCGTGCCGCTTTCCCTTCGGCGGATACCGAATTGGTGAGCAGCCCCTGCAGCAACCCCAGGTGTACCGCGCATCCAACCTCCGGGTGCGCTCGGGCCAGCTCCCGTACCGGGCAGCCATGCAGCCGAATAGCTCGCTGCTGTTTACCGGTCACCGCTTCTGTCGGCGGGGCCAGCTCGGGGGCGAATCCCATCCGCTGGAAGACCTCCGTGATCATCGTCGCCTGGCGATCAAGGTCCGCAGACGTCCCGGCGGGCTCGGGTACACTCGGTGTCGCAACACGTTCGCGCGGTGAACCCGTAGTGATCCGATCGGCCCACCGCCGCCCGGCCCGCTCGGCGCGCCGTCGACGCGTTTCCACAGTGTCCCCCAAGCCGAGCGCCAGCATTTCGGCGAAGCTCTGATAGTCCAGGTGTTCCCGCACTGGCGCGTAACCGGTGCGCGGCCGGCCGACACCGGTCCGCTTAATCCGGGTCCGCGCGATGAGTCCCTGATCGCACAATGCGTCCAGGTGAAACCGCACGGTAGTCACGTGCAGCCCCAACCGGGCCGCTAACTCGGCCG encodes:
- a CDS encoding helix-turn-helix transcriptional regulator; protein product: MVMQSWWDALQRDAAGIGALADPVRHRLYEFVCSQPEPVSRDQAADATGIARHQAKFHLDRLEAEGLLESAYARVTGRSGPGAGRTSKLYRRADRQLAVSLPPREYELAGRLMARAIVESATSGAPVVAVLNQTARDHGRAVGVAAVAASRRPPRDPQSALELAVAVLRQHGYEPRPEDGEVYLANCPFHALAQEQRELACTMNHAMISGIADAMRPYRPHARLDPRPPNCCVVLAAARRS
- a CDS encoding cupin domain-containing protein, which encodes MESISLTDLAAQKLAEARQTNSGRAAHTLHGGHNHELRQTVMALLAGRELGEHDSPGQASLQVLHGHVHLSAGADSWDGKTGDYVVIPPQRHSLQAIEDSVIMLTVFKSLSAAG
- a CDS encoding helix-turn-helix transcriptional regulator is translated as MSNIARPAHDADRRRAVLQVLKAATAPMSIAAIAEHLDVHPNTVRFHLDGLVRDGRVERVTPDHRRPGRPPLMFRAIRQMDRGGARRYQLLAEILTLGFADERDPSGKALAAGRAWGQRLVSGPAGGMRTEESIDHLVGLLDDLGFAPERRGSAGEHQIGLRHCPFLELAETRSSVVCPIHLGIMRGAMDIIQAPVTVDRLDAFVEPDLCVAHLGPREATT
- the fdxA gene encoding ferredoxin; translation: MTYVIGKPCVDVMDRSCVDECPVDCIYEGGRALYIHPDECVDCGACEPVCPVEAIYYEDDLPEDLQPYLADNAAFFSEVLPGRDEPLGSPGGAAKVGPLGVDTPLVASLPRAEGSESR
- a CDS encoding DUF2249 domain-containing protein — translated: MADTELDVRQLRKPDKHPTIFATYAALAVGESFVLVNNHDPKHLHEEFEADHAGSYGWEYLEKGPAVWRIRITKLTSTPLPRILVNTAEVTAIEPDVRGAVWKLEVGERDLDSNIIALAPGGGIDAHAGADVDVLIHVLAGSGQVTTEQGEIELAPGALLWLPRRSRRQFSAGPDGLRYLTVHKKREILPLTPTVRQVV
- a CDS encoding class I SAM-dependent methyltransferase, with product MADIRRTTLPKADRGDDAVAGHWLLARMGKRVLRPGGVELTRELLDCAEVTDADVLELAPGLGHTAIEILARCPCSYLAAEQDPDAAMLVRDIVTGRGDVRVADASNTGLSDASTDLVVGEAMLTMQGEATKHAIVAEAARLLRPGGRYAIHELALTPDTISDDIKTDVRQSLARAIKVNARPLTVAEWRQLLAEHGLVVDHVATAPMALLQPRRLVADEGLHGALRFAINVLTHPDARRRILQMRRTFRRHRNQLTAVAIVARKPQH
- a CDS encoding group III truncated hemoglobin: MAELEASPDLDRADLADRADVEKLLRRFYNRVLVDDLLAEPFTDVRTYGLDSHIPRMCDFWETVLFRAGLYRGSALDAHRHVHRRTPLSGRHFVRWLTTWNHTVDELYNGPMADRAKVQAARIAWAMHRRLNGHDTQELDAMVGAWIR
- a CDS encoding helix-turn-helix transcriptional regulator, whose translation is MTVQPSRQGRRRRHLPQQRDRVRQLVGEYRRPVDAAELAARLGLHVTTVRFHLDALCDQGLIARTRIKRTGVGRPRTGYAPVREHLDYQSFAEMLALGLGDTVETRRRRAERAGRRWADRITTGSPRERVATPSVPEPAGTSADLDRQATMITEVFQRMGFAPELAPPTEAVTGKQQRAIRLHGCPVRELARAHPEVGCAVHLGLLQGLLTNSVSAEGKAARPRLTSHAELEPFVEPELCVASVIADG